GTTAGGTTGAATAAGCTCAATCAATTGTTTTGGGGTGTCTTCATGAAATAGGACTACTGCATCGACACAACTTAGAGATGCCAAAATAGATGCTCTACTAGACTCATTTTGAATGGGTCGATTTTCTCCTTTAATTCGTTGAATAGATTGGTCTGCGTTAAGACCAACAATTAGTTTATCGCCAAGTTTTGAAGCTTTAAAAAGATAATCAATATGACCGAGGTGTAAGATATCAAAACAACCATTTGTAAAAACTATATGGTTTTTGCCCTTCCAATTATTGACTTTTTCAATTATTGAATCCAAGTCAAAAACTTTTTCTGAAAAATGTGTTTTGGTACTCACTGTTTTGCTTTCCTTTTGGATAAAAATACCATTAAAATGGATATGCCACCAACACTAAGTGTCATTAATGTTTGAGCCGTATGAACAACGGTAGCAAATAATAAGGCAGAATCTTCAGAAACATCAAGAATCATTAGCCCAACTTTTACGATATAATGATAAGCCCCAATACCACCTTGTACGGGGGCTACCATGCCAAAACCGCCGATTACCATAGTATAAAGACCGTCCGCTACATTCAGCATTCGCGTTGCTTCTATAGAGAAAAAACAAACGTAAGTCATCAGTAAATACATGAGCCATATGATAAAAGTGTGTGCCCAAAAACCTGTTTTATTTTCTAAT
The Flavobacteriales bacterium DNA segment above includes these coding regions:
- the rfaE2 gene encoding D-glycero-beta-D-manno-heptose 1-phosphate adenylyltransferase, encoding MDSIIEKVNNWKGKNHIVFTNGCFDILHLGHIDYLFKASKLGDKLIVGLNADQSIQRIKGENRPIQNESSRASILASLSCVDAVVLFHEDTPKQLIELIQPNTLVKGADYKVEDIVGSDFVIANGGSVETIPFLEGYSTSHIINSIKNG